The Malus sylvestris chromosome 3, drMalSylv7.2, whole genome shotgun sequence genomic sequence acaaatatgcaaagaatatatgcagaaatattgtataatgataagtgaattaatttatttttggtcttcggggccaaattaaagtgtgggtgaaaatataaaaacccatattatttaaaaaaaattaaataataaaatctcggggcctaaaaatataggccgaGGACCCCCGGGTGTAGGCTgcaggcccacggggtgagaagggaatgggctgctgtgtgcagccctaaaaaaaaatttctcttttttttttcggtatGGGCCGCTGCAGGCGAGCccaggaaaataaaaaaacaaattgttttCTTTGCGGGCTGGGCCGCTGCAAGCGAGCCCagcaaaaaattgttttttttttcttttgttacacGGGCCGAGAGACAGAGCCCGAGTAGGGCTCGGGAAAGAGACCCAAAAGAAATCCCAGCCGTGCTGGGTGTGCGATGCCGAAGAAGAAAACCAGAAAATTTTGACGGCGTCGGGGTTGTTGGGACTTGGGGTGAGTCATGGTTGTCGTGGACAATCACGGAGATAAGAAAATCTCAACGTTTCAACAactataaaaccctaaaaaaaattgaaatcgaatttttcaaaaaaaattccgACGAGATTCCGGTGAATCTCGGTTCAATTACCGACATGGGACGACTTCAGGTCGTTTATAGCAAGAACCAATAGGTTCGTGGTTGTGGCTGTAGGCCACTCCATGATCGGGGGACACCATGAAGGGTGTCgggattttgggtttttggggCTTGGCTCAGTGGGTTTCTGGGAACAAGGAGAGCTGAATGCTCTCTGATTTGCGTGTGATACCCCATCTGCAGGATGGTGGTCACGGGTTCGAAAGAACTCATATcccaatcgcaaaaaaaaatgttttttgtttttgttttttttttctcaattcaattatattatatgcatgtataattttaatgaatcacatatttacgttgatgcatatgcaaataatagtttcaatgcatgtacatatgtaggattcaattcatgacaaatatcaaattcacataattgtagcaattttgattatgaagcatacacaatttacgtagaatctaaaatacgtaaaacgtaaagttgggtcatgcatcatggtgaatgttcatgctatcagggcttgcaaaatatcgagttaaaagccgttgtttggaaagaacctgattgcgtgatgatatggatgaactggtttgatgcagaaaaaaaatctccaatgtcagattcctaagcgcagcggtaggagcatgctgataacgtgttgtggtctattttatctgacagagggactagggccggcggcagagagagagaggagagagatgtgtgtttgtagaattgtaggggaatgtgtgtgttgttatccctcctacattgtgcctttatttatagtagtaaagggagagaagatattccttctcctccaagtaatacaagttgtaataggaaatgataactagaatcaaatcttatctaggatttacacaatcatacttaaactaggaatgtttacaacagtattatcattttggttcttatttaacaaagatttttcatataagaatcaaaatgatttacgatggacaaactcagggatcacttttatcgatttcaaATATCAATGACCAAAGTGAAAAATTATGTCAATATCAAAAGCCATTTTTGGCTAAAATGTTGATTGATAGGGTGTATAGATCATTACTTTAAAGTTGCGTTGATTTTCCAGTAAAGTTATCATTTAATGATATTATCCCTACCTATAAGATAAGAgattttagtttcaatttttataaataacgggtttgatattaaattattataattgattaattgtgaaACTTAGCCAAAATCTTCTACCTTtctataaaataattaaaggtGGGCTAATTGAAGAGTCTGCAAGCTGGCGCTGAAAGAGAAGGGTGGGAATGAGTCAAGCCATGCCCTACCAAAAATATCCTGTACCAAGATACGTCTCTTTGTTTACACTATGCCAAAAATTCTCGTCTAGAGCTGATTAGGCAGGCTAAACAGTTGATCATCGTTTTGATAAGTTTTTAGCcctttgaaaattaagaaagtacaTCTAGACTCGTTTAGGCATCGGGTTAGCTCGTTTAAGCGTCCGTCTAGGTTTCAACTCTCACTTATACATAAAATATATAActatcattttgcattttattttgtcagTAAAATGTAAGAGACTTATTAATATTTGGACGAACACTCATAATATGTTTGTTTCtcatgttttcaatatattCTAATACTTGACAatcaatatgttttttttattttgcaattgttGTATACACAATACAAATATGTGTTTTTTCACGTATAAATAAAtacttatttatacaatatataataaaccTTCTTAAATCTATCATTATCGTCCAACTAGCGTTTAACTTCTTTTAGAaccttatatatattttttcttatttttcaaataATGTCTTTGAAACTAGGAATAATGCAAAACCATCAACTACGCAATCTCTGACCTTTCTGATTATGTCATCTTGGAGTAAATTTCAACGTACAAAGTTGGCCATATATTTTTGTTCACACTTGACTTGGAGTACGTGTAGGATGTTAATCTAATTACGTCTGCAATTTTTTGTCTATACTTGGtttcatataaaattataaCCCATCATGTTTTTTAGGTTGAAAGATCGGCTTTAAAGTAAGatttttcatttgaaaatgtcttcGATGAGGAAGAGATGTTTCAACGTGCTTAGACATGAAGTTGTATACTACATGTaattatataatttaaaaatattaaaaaaaatcattatttttataataacaCATACTGTACtgctttattttttaaatatactaaaaaatctctttaGTAACCGTTTCTTTCCATATATTGTTTACCACCATGTTTGTGAACacactattttattatttttcctcGGTTCAATGTTGATACCTTAGAATCTAGATTACGTCTCCAGTAAcagtttaatattgtttaatgaaTAATATTAAAACTGTTTATAGCCATGAAGAACAAGAAGGAAGAGTCTCCTCTTGTCTAACAGAATCAGAGGGCACAATATTAAAATGCATACTTTACCATCAAGGGTTTATACTAGAATCAAGTTTGTTGTTGATTCTGCGAAAAAATAATGCTCGTCTCCTTATCTTGAAAAGACGTTCGTTCTTTGAAAAATCACAGCACACATTAGAAAAATGAATACTTAATGTAATTTGCATGTAAGATCGAGTATTGTAAAATGAGCTAagtattttactatttttcagCTTAGACTTGATGTAATTTGCATGTAAAAACGAGTATTGTCAGAAAATGAGCTAAGTATTTTTTAGCCTAgaattacccaaaaaaaaaaagaagttttaacgaaaagctcacggtattgttcattttaatgaaaaaccacatttttacactaaaaagtcaaatacggtactatttattttaccttttattttgtctttatcattaaaactcaaagttttcaagttcttttcattagttttctttaaaaaaaaagttgttttctCGTGTAGGTGAAAAACAGCAAACTTTACCTTGTACTGCAAATATTTTGTCACTAGCTATAGATTAGACATACTAAATTTGTGCACCAGATAATTTGTCATGGTCAAATTTGTACCTCAATTTAAGTAAAAgttaaattaataattataataaaaattcatGTGATGTAGAACGTGTCACGTTATTGATGCACGATTTCAGTATAATAAGCTCATACGGCTGTCAAGTATGCATATTCACACACTGTATTTCCAATTTCAAACGCAATCGAAAACTTGGAATCTCCACTCTAGAATCCAGATCCTCGCATGATTCTCTTTGAGAGGATCCGGAGATTCATGAATCATGTTCGTTTATtgtatataataaattattttaaatatttttatttaaaattaaacacaaacagtcattgataaaaattaattacaatGTACAATAAATAACCACGATTCATGAATATTTAAGAACCTCGTCAAAAGAATCCGAAGAGCATCCTGTTTGCTCCAGCCTCCACCCTAAACCCACGGCAATTGCAATACCtaataatattttacacttcTCCGGCCACATGCGTCCACACTCTCATCCACACGTGACCCACACTGATGACTTTGCTCGTTATCTTCTCGAGACAAGTCAATGCAAATAAACTGGCTATTTGCCAAATCTTTTCCGCCGTGGGAGCCTACATAATTGACCACCACACTCATCAGTATTCTGCTTTGCTTTCACTTGCCGAATAACagataattacatttaaaaagTTCCATTAATCCATCTGAATCTCTGCCGGCCTGCCTTCTACCTCTGGTATGcaattttctatttaaatttgggcaaaaaaatagtgaaaaagATTAACCCTTTTGCTTAATCAAGTTGCTGGGTTTGCAGCTTGGGTTTTTGTAAATTTTGGGGACACCCCAAAGGGGCAAGAGCAAAACAGAGTCCAGAAGCCATGGCAGAAGATGATATGCTCGCCAAAGCAGCACCACCAGAAGAAAAAGATGCGTACACAAAAGATGGCACAGTGGATTTCCGTGGAAACCCAGCGAAGAGAAATGCAACCGGAACCTGGAAAGCCTGCCCTTTTATTCTAGGTACTTCTTGAAGATTTCCAACATGCATGCAATGAATTTTGGTCCGGGAAGTTGAATAAAagattgggtttttattttaatgatgctaattttctttggttttttaattaattaatgtttttgggtttgatttgtgAGTAGGGAATGAATGCTGTGAGAGGTTGGCATATTATGGGATGAGCTCTAATCTGGTGATTTATTTCAAGACTCAATTGAACCAGACGAGTGCTGTTGCTGCGAAAAATAACTCGAATTGGAGTGGAACTTGCTACCTTACTCCATTGCTTGGAGCTTTTCTGGCTGATGCCTATTTGGGAAGATACAAGACAATTGCCTCTTTCTCAATCATTTATGTCGTTGTAAGTTCTTTTGCCTTCAAATTCTTACTAGTTTATTTCAATTTAGGAAAGTCGCTAGCcagtttgataaccatttcgttttcttttttcaCAAACGATAGCGTTAGTgggttaaattgttagttgttagAAGGGAGGGGGATCGGTGGGATCGAACCACACCAGGGTGCATAAGCAGCATTGCTTTCCACCACTGCACTAAAACACTGTTGAatgataatcattttgttttgagttcttagTTTTTCGTTAGAGATATAAGGAAAATATATGGGTCAAACGAGAGATAAAAAGTGAAAACGTAAACCTAAATACTacaaacgaaatggttatcagaCGGGGGGTTCTATTTGCTTATCCCAACTGATTTGCAAATGTCCCCTTAATTCATAACATGGCTTACTGTAGGCCAACAATCATACTTTGCCTTAATTTTTCTAATATATGACCCTGCTGGTTGTTGTTGGAATttgatttgtttggtttttatcTTCTCACTCAATAGAAACTTATGGATTCTGTAATTATTTGCATAGGGGATGACACTTTTGACAATGTCAGCATCGGTCCCCGGCATGAAACCAACCTGTGTTAGCAAAGATGATTGCCATGCAAATGGTGGACAAATTGCAGCAACTTTCATAGCGCTTTACCTAATAGCATTGGGGACAGGAGGGATTAAGCCATGTGTCTCGTCCTACGGTGCAGACCAGTTTGACGATGATGATGAGGTTGAAAAGAAGCACAAGGGTTCTTTCTTCAACTGGTTTTATTTTTCCATCAATGTTGGTGCTTTGATTGCTAGTTCTGTGCTGGTGTGGATACAAGACAACGTGGGTTGGGGATGGGGTTTTGGTGTTCCAGCGGTGGCAATGGCAATTGCTGTGCTGAGTTTCTTTTCGGGGACTCAGTTGTATAGGAATCAGAAGCCTGGAGGTAGTCCTGTGACACGCATAATTCAGGTGGTTGTGGCGTCTGTGAGAAAATACAAGGTGAAAGTACCGGCAGACAAGTCCCTTTTGTATGAGACTGCAGATGCAGAATCTTCCATCCAAGGAAGCCGCAAGCTTGATCACACAAATGAATTCAGGTTAGTTTTTAAACCTAAAAAACTTTACTTATAAAGTTAATATTGCTAAGATGGGATTAAGGCTCACTTCAGTTCAGTAATCAAACCATAAGATTGAGAGTTCTTTTTCTCTAGCATTAGAGCGAATAGTGGTTTCGTAGTTTTACTTCCATTGTTGTTGCTGTTCTGTTGACCTGAATTTTTTTACTGCTCAGGTTCTTTGACAAAGCAGCGGTGGAGGTACAAGATGACCATTTAAAGGACTCAAAAAGCCCATGGAGACTCACTACAGTTACTCAAGTGGAGGAGCTAAAATCAATCATAAGGCTGCTTCCCATATGGGCCACCGGTATCATCTTTGCTGCAGCCTACAATCAGATGAGCAATTTCTTTGTGTTGCAAGGCACCCTCATGGATGTTCGTGTTGGCCACTCTAGCTTCAAAATCCCAGCAGCATCTCTTTCCGTCTTTGACACCCTAAGTGTCATTTTTTGGGTCCCAATATACGATCGAATCATTGTCCCAGCAGCTAGGAAATACACCGGTCACAAGAATGGCCTAACTACACTCCAGAGGATGGGCATTGGCCTCTTCATCTCCATATTCTCCATGGTCTGTGCTGCAGTTTTGGAACTCATCAGACTCCGAAGTGTTCGACAGAACAACTATTACGAATACGAGCACATGCCCATGTCAGTCTTTTGGCAGGTACCTCAGTATTTCCTCATAGGAGCTGCAGAAGTTTTCACATTCATAGGACAGCTGGAGTTTTTCTATGATCAAGCCCCAGACGCCATGAGGAGCTTGTGTTCTGCTCTCTCACTCTCCACCGTTGCACTAGGAAACTACTTCAACTCTATTCTTGTCTCCATCGTTACAAAAACGACTACAAAGGACGGCAACCCTGGATGGATACCGGACAATTTGAACTACGGACACCTTGATTATTTCTTCTGGCTATTAGCAATGCTGAGTTTTCTTAACCTAGTAGTTTACCTCTTCATTTCCAAGTGGTACACGTATAAGAAGACCGTCGGGACTCTGCGTTGATTGCCAACAGAATATCACCAAAAGAAGCTATACCATAAGAATGATAAAGATGATAAGTGACTCTCTTACTCTGCGTTGATCGCAAAATGACCGTCGGGGACTCGGCGTTGTTTCTGTACTGTGGTGATTTTTAGGTTTTACTTTGCCTTTCAATTACTTGTATATGGTTTGTCTTGTGTATGCAAGTCTGTTAGAGAGACTACAAGTTAATTAAAAGTCAATCATTGTGTTTGCTCCCATTCTATTTGACTTGTACAACACTACTAAGGCGACCCCAAGCCAAAAGGCTCTTCGCTTTGCAAGAGTCGGGGCAGAACTGTCTATCTTACATAGCCTTGCTCTTGTTTTgcaaaaatgttgtttttatgACTCGAATTCAAAACCTTTTAGCCACAAATAAATAACTTTTATGTTGCCCCAAGGCTGACCCTACTTGTTCAACACTACTACTGCTACTTAATATTTGTTCGAGTCCTTGCAAGGGCCAACCGTGAGTGGACGACCTCATCTGAATGCCCCACAAGAAGCAACAAAAGAGTTGCTTCTAAATTTCTATTAAGTGGGCGAGGCCACAATTTTTCTAGGGTTGATCAATTTTCTTTGACAATTGTTTGGAGTCTTTGGACTAGATCTACTGGTTTTAAGTGGCGAAGTATTCAATATTTAAACGTATTTTAGAATTTTCGGTTGATAAGATAATTATTCTCTCCAAACATTTGTGTGACATTTACTTAATTAAAATCTGGAAAACCCTCAATCGAAAAAATCAAGAATAAGGAATAAGTCACGAATTAGGCATTGcattagggaaattttatttataccCATGTAAcctatttctacacccaacttaaattttaaatgtaaattgtctattttaccctattgcataattactattaagtacaaaataaaattaataataaaattcaaatttatcgATAAACCCAAACACTATACTTAAACCCTACGATCATTCTTTATTTATCCTACTTCATTCtgcctaaaaccctaatagctctcatagagaaaaacatttatttatggatggtgattatgaaattttgaatcctccaaccaatttatgattttgaagttcttttagataagcaaattgattTATTTCAATTTACAACTGCACACGATTGAAATACTTACGCAACTTCTCCCCAGAGCTTTTATTGTCTTACCTCGTGCAATTTATATCCTAGTTTGTTCTTCGGTACCATGCCAATTAGGCCTCCGCCCAAAAACATATAACATTTCTTACTTTATAAATTGCAAAAGGTAAAGAAATCCTTCCAAGAGTACCATGAGACATtgtgacacacctcgacccaaaaagtccactaggactctgaatcgagttgtgttggccaacacctagaaggtgacaaAACCATAacgtgtagtgatgtggaaaatgtgaataaatttaaacctaaaagtgcctaagtacATGAGTGCGCGGTGAGCGGGTATGAACCCATTTCatacgtgatgtcagagcataagtaaagtacagtaatgTAAGATAAGGATTATACCATCATAGGAAGCCACCTATATTGGGatatgccaagaatcctcgCCAATACAgaaactttgctactagaacctggaggggcgcaaaacaagaaaacgtgagtgggcaaaaacaaagcttttcaaaaactatttctctttccaaaaataataatccctcgccgtaaaacttgtataatttcccagaaaaaaaatactaatacatacgtatatagaaatTATGCTTGAgagtagtgaaaaccaagtatatgccatgtcaactATCTCAGTATGAGAATAAGTAAACCAGGTAaagtaaatcaatgtaaaatgatatgtcagtcggagtcacctaatgtgacatgtacggctgaacctataACTCATCACTCTAATcctacacacgagtcggaaccacctaaggtggtctgtacgacagggctgggtgcaaataagtacgctcaagtgatACGaacacgtgaaggctgtgcgaataatcgcgggtcacctacgagtcagaaccacctaatgtggtatgtacaacaagactgtgcaccaaacttggatccaaggtgagcgtgcggtgcgggaggtgaacatcacgcgaaggactgtgccctgacCAAGGGCGGGAGCACTAGCACCGGGGTGCTGGATAATAAGCTCTAAATACATCTcaacataaccatacacactacaatcactaccatcaatatatactcacctgaagcttacatgAGTGTCCACAACATCAAACAACAATTGCATAACTATACTAATGCATGTTCTAAAATGTAATGTAATTGACATGGCATCTAAAATCGTAAATCCATATAAAACATGGGAAAACGTAAAGCATATATACGTATACATAGAAAATCAAAaccccactcacctggagtctgtGCTATAACTCCCTAGTACAAACATCGAGGCGTCacgaacgatcggcgcctagaacaattatcaaaccatatcTCATCATTCTTGTCAATAAAACACTTAACTTACATATCTTATTCGGAAAGATCCGTAAGTTGGATTCCCTATCCGTAAGTTTCTGAAATCCTCAAATTTTATGTactacaacgtatcaaagttgaGTGataatccaacggtcggatcgtcgactGCTATTATAATCGGGTGGCGGACCTTAATGAAACTAGGTTCAACTGACGGAAATTCATTAATCGGACCTCACAAATGGTATCAAGGTATTCAAACTTAACCTAGGAAGGT encodes the following:
- the LOC126614903 gene encoding protein NRT1/ PTR FAMILY 8.2-like; translated protein: MAEDDMLAKAAPPEEKDAYTKDGTVDFRGNPAKRNATGTWKACPFILGNECCERLAYYGMSSNLVIYFKTQLNQTSAVAAKNNSNWSGTCYLTPLLGAFLADAYLGRYKTIASFSIIYVVGMTLLTMSASVPGMKPTCVSKDDCHANGGQIAATFIALYLIALGTGGIKPCVSSYGADQFDDDDEVEKKHKGSFFNWFYFSINVGALIASSVLVWIQDNVGWGWGFGVPAVAMAIAVLSFFSGTQLYRNQKPGGSPVTRIIQVVVASVRKYKVKVPADKSLLYETADAESSIQGSRKLDHTNEFRFFDKAAVEVQDDHLKDSKSPWRLTTVTQVEELKSIIRLLPIWATGIIFAAAYNQMSNFFVLQGTLMDVRVGHSSFKIPAASLSVFDTLSVIFWVPIYDRIIVPAARKYTGHKNGLTTLQRMGIGLFISIFSMVCAAVLELIRLRSVRQNNYYEYEHMPMSVFWQVPQYFLIGAAEVFTFIGQLEFFYDQAPDAMRSLCSALSLSTVALGNYFNSILVSIVTKTTTKDGNPGWIPDNLNYGHLDYFFWLLAMLSFLNLVVYLFISKWYTYKKTVGTLR